A section of the Cinclus cinclus chromosome 27, bCinCin1.1, whole genome shotgun sequence genome encodes:
- the RPS10 gene encoding small ribosomal subunit protein eS10 — protein sequence MLMPKKNRIAIYELLFKEGVMVAKKDVHMPKHPELVDKNVPNLHVMKAMQSLKSRGYVKEQFAWRHFYWYLTNEGIQYLRDYLHLPPEIVPATLRRSRPETGRPRPKGLEGERPARLTRGEADRDTYRRSAVPPGADKKAEAGAGAATEFQFRGGFGRGRGQPPQ from the exons atGTTGATGCCCAAGAAGAACCGAATCGCTATCTATGAGCTGCTGTTCAAGGAGGGAGTgatggtggccaagaaggacgTGCACATGCCCAAACACCCCGAGCTCGTGGACAAGAATGTGCCCAACCTGCATGTCATGAAAGCCATGCAG TCCCTCAAGTCCCGAGGGTACGTGAAGGAGCAGTTTGCCTGGAGACACTTCTACTGGTACCTGACCAACGAGGGCATCCAGTACCTGCGGGATTATCTCCACCTGCCCCCCGAGATCGTCCCGGCCACGCTGCGCCGGAGCCGTCCCGAGACTGGCAGACCCCGGCCCAAAG GTCTGGAGGGCGAGCGCCCGGCGCGGCTCACGCGAGGCGAGGCTGACCGGGACACGTACCGCCGCAGTGCTGTGCCAC ctggtgctgacAAGAAGGCTGaggctggtgctggagcagccacGGAATTCCAGTTT AGAGGTGGATTCGGTCGTGGACGTGGTCAACCCCCGCAGTAG